One window from the genome of Fundidesulfovibrio magnetotacticus encodes:
- the mqnC gene encoding cyclic dehypoxanthinyl futalosine synthase → MPDAQAIRSLTPQALRAAASGERLNASQALALALHADLSDLGSLAWRMRQRLHPGRFVTYVVDRNVNSTNICECGCRFCAFFKAPNQAGGYALTRDELSAKIEETLALGGRQILLQGGHNPEMGLEYYEGLLAYVRERHPLIHVHGFSPPEIVYFSKLAGVAPAETVRRLRAAGLASIPGGGAEILSDRVRALVAPAKCSSAEWLDVMRQAHLQGLRTTATMMFGHVETWEERIGHLTALRDLQDETRGFTAFIPWGFQPDNTALGGRKCSPQEYLRVLAVSRLTLDNFANVQASWVTMGREIAQASLYYGANDFGSTMIEENVVAAAGVRFRMDEPGLRRAVEGAGFAPRRRAMDYTLLEPL, encoded by the coding sequence ATGCCTGATGCGCAGGCCATCCGCTCCCTCACCCCCCAGGCCCTGCGCGCCGCCGCCTCGGGCGAGCGCCTGAACGCCTCCCAGGCCCTGGCCCTGGCCCTGCACGCCGACCTCTCCGACCTGGGCTCCCTGGCCTGGCGCATGCGCCAGCGCCTGCACCCGGGGCGCTTCGTGACCTACGTGGTGGACCGCAACGTCAATTCCACCAACATCTGCGAGTGCGGCTGCCGCTTTTGCGCCTTCTTCAAGGCCCCGAACCAGGCCGGGGGCTACGCCCTCACCCGCGACGAACTCTCGGCCAAGATCGAGGAAACCCTGGCCCTGGGCGGACGCCAGATCCTCCTGCAGGGCGGGCACAACCCGGAGATGGGCCTGGAATACTACGAGGGCCTGCTCGCCTACGTGCGCGAGCGCCATCCCCTGATCCACGTGCACGGTTTCTCCCCCCCGGAGATCGTCTACTTCTCGAAGCTCGCGGGCGTTGCCCCGGCCGAGACCGTGCGGCGGCTGCGCGCGGCGGGGCTGGCCTCCATCCCCGGCGGCGGGGCCGAAATCCTCTCGGACCGCGTGCGCGCGCTGGTGGCCCCGGCCAAGTGCTCCAGCGCCGAGTGGCTGGACGTGATGCGCCAGGCCCACCTCCAGGGGCTGCGCACCACGGCCACCATGATGTTCGGCCACGTGGAGACCTGGGAGGAGCGCATCGGGCACCTCACGGCCCTGCGCGACCTCCAGGACGAGACCCGGGGCTTCACGGCCTTCATCCCCTGGGGCTTCCAGCCCGACAACACGGCCCTGGGCGGTCGCAAGTGCTCGCCCCAGGAATACCTGCGCGTGCTGGCCGTCTCGCGCCTGACCCTGGACAACTTCGCCAACGTCCAGGCCTCCTGGGTGACCATGGGCCGCGAGATCGCCCAGGCTTCCCTGTATTACGGGGCCAACGACTTCGGCTCCACCATGATCGAGGAGAACGTGGTGGCCGCCGCCGGGGTGCGCTTCCGCATGGACGAGCCGGGCCTGCGCCGGGCCGTGGAGGGCGCGGGCTTCGCCCCCAGGCGGCGCGCCATGGACTACACCCTCCTGGAGCCCTTGTGA
- a CDS encoding menaquinone biosynthetic enzyme MqnA/MqnD family protein, translating to MSAAASAPGSAPGSRPVRLGRISYLNVLPIYHPLEAGWVSHGFEVVSGPPAKLNGLIRAGELDLSACSSIEYARNPERYVLLPDLAIGSFGPVKSVLLVSRVPLARLAGESVLVTAESHTSAALLRIVLERVYGVRPAYRDCRGPVRQAMALGADDPAALAIGDEALALRGDPRFPYQLDLGEVWRDWTGLPFVFGVWVARREAVAERPEELAAAARLLVESKRAGVAAIEEMASLASLIYPKLTRAEIRRYFGRLVYDLGELEQQGLSRFFQCLAEHGFIESPPSLDILGRRQGIDSQG from the coding sequence GTGAGCGCCGCCGCGAGCGCCCCGGGCAGCGCGCCCGGCAGCCGACCCGTGCGCCTGGGGCGCATCAGCTACCTGAACGTGCTGCCCATCTACCACCCGCTGGAGGCAGGATGGGTGTCCCACGGCTTCGAGGTGGTCAGCGGCCCGCCCGCGAAGCTCAACGGCCTCATCCGCGCCGGGGAGCTGGACCTCTCGGCCTGCTCCTCCATCGAGTACGCGCGCAACCCCGAACGCTACGTCCTCCTGCCGGACCTGGCCATCGGCAGCTTCGGCCCGGTGAAGAGCGTGCTCCTGGTGAGCCGCGTGCCCCTGGCGCGCCTGGCCGGGGAGTCGGTGCTGGTCACGGCCGAGTCCCACACGTCGGCGGCGCTTTTGCGCATCGTGCTGGAGCGCGTGTACGGCGTGCGCCCGGCCTACCGCGACTGCCGGGGGCCCGTGCGCCAGGCCATGGCCCTGGGCGCGGACGATCCCGCCGCCCTGGCCATCGGGGACGAGGCCCTGGCCCTGCGCGGCGACCCGCGCTTCCCCTACCAGCTGGACCTGGGCGAAGTCTGGCGCGACTGGACGGGCCTGCCCTTCGTCTTCGGCGTCTGGGTGGCCCGCCGCGAGGCCGTGGCCGAGCGCCCGGAGGAACTGGCCGCCGCCGCGCGGCTCCTGGTGGAGTCCAAGCGCGCGGGCGTGGCGGCCATCGAGGAGATGGCCTCCCTGGCCAGCCTCATCTACCCGAAACTCACCCGCGCCGAGATCCGCCGCTACTTCGGCCGCCTGGTCTACGACCTGGGCGAGCTGGAACAGCAGGGCCTCTCACGCTTCTTCCAGTGCCTGGCCGAACACGGCTTCATCGAGTCCCCCCCGTCCCTGGACATCCTGGGGCGGAGGCAGGGCATTGATTCGCAAGGCTAA
- a CDS encoding outer membrane homotrimeric porin → MHRLAARLALALLVALFAVNARAAAEVVMTGDARIHGTYWSKTYFTGWNGAATRTTDPFTVWQRFRLRTDFIANEALKFRLGIRVNNTAWGNGTYTVDNPAVSIDVYQAYLQFYWPGSDVEFSIGQQDVNLPVSGDLFSANPVLGGIRAPMAAVTVPLLDGRLGVTAAYLRFLDSNRDMDPTTTQVPDELDAWMLALPATLPGFTATPWGMLALAGKNAGYAAVGTGGAGANQTLASNLFSAGQALPPAGQREAQTPYFWAGAAFALTALDPVKFYADAVWGEGGAADRGKNRRRGYFVDAAVEYAGFDALTPRLAFWIGSGENGSTRDGSERMPVITSAWGPGNSLLFDCTQEFSRGFLGVDYLGSWGLVATLDDVSFIQDLSSRLSVSFAKGLNSGRALRAGVALWGYGNYFQMGRELAETESVVAVNLDSRYNVYKNLALILETGWAHGAFDSSVWGPRLVNQAKGGDVWKASLGLRYKF, encoded by the coding sequence ATGCATCGCCTCGCCGCGCGCCTCGCGCTCGCCCTCCTCGTCGCCTTGTTCGCCGTGAACGCCCGTGCAGCCGCCGAGGTGGTCATGACCGGCGACGCGCGCATCCACGGGACCTACTGGTCCAAGACCTATTTCACCGGCTGGAACGGGGCCGCAACCCGCACCACCGACCCCTTCACCGTGTGGCAGCGCTTCCGGCTGCGCACGGACTTCATCGCCAACGAGGCCCTCAAGTTCCGCCTGGGCATCCGCGTGAACAACACCGCCTGGGGCAACGGCACCTACACCGTGGACAATCCCGCCGTGTCCATCGACGTCTACCAGGCCTACCTCCAGTTCTACTGGCCGGGCTCCGACGTGGAGTTCTCCATCGGCCAGCAGGACGTGAACCTGCCCGTCTCGGGCGACCTCTTTTCGGCCAACCCCGTGCTGGGCGGCATCCGCGCCCCCATGGCCGCCGTGACCGTGCCCCTGCTGGACGGACGCCTGGGCGTGACCGCCGCCTATCTGCGCTTCCTCGACTCCAACCGCGACATGGACCCCACCACCACCCAGGTCCCCGACGAGCTCGACGCCTGGATGCTCGCCCTGCCCGCCACCCTGCCGGGCTTCACGGCCACGCCCTGGGGCATGCTGGCCCTGGCCGGGAAGAACGCGGGCTACGCCGCCGTGGGCACCGGCGGGGCCGGGGCCAACCAGACCCTGGCCAGCAACCTCTTCTCGGCCGGGCAGGCCCTGCCCCCCGCTGGGCAGCGCGAGGCCCAGACCCCCTACTTCTGGGCGGGCGCGGCCTTCGCCCTCACGGCCCTGGACCCGGTCAAGTTCTACGCCGACGCGGTCTGGGGCGAAGGCGGCGCGGCCGACCGGGGCAAGAACCGACGCCGGGGCTACTTCGTGGACGCCGCCGTGGAGTACGCGGGCTTCGACGCCCTCACCCCCCGCCTTGCCTTCTGGATCGGTTCCGGCGAGAACGGCTCCACCCGCGACGGCTCCGAGCGCATGCCCGTGATCACCAGCGCCTGGGGACCGGGCAACTCCCTGCTTTTCGACTGCACCCAGGAGTTCAGCCGGGGCTTCCTGGGCGTGGATTACCTGGGCTCCTGGGGCCTGGTGGCCACCCTGGACGACGTTTCCTTCATCCAGGACCTCTCCAGCCGCCTTTCGGTGAGCTTCGCCAAGGGCCTCAATTCCGGCCGGGCGCTGCGCGCGGGCGTGGCTCTGTGGGGCTACGGCAACTACTTCCAGATGGGCCGCGAGCTGGCCGAAACCGAGTCCGTGGTGGCCGTGAACCTGGACAGCCGCTACAACGTCTACAAGAACCTGGCGCTCATCCTGGAGACCGGCTGGGCGCACGGCGCGTTCGATTCCTCGGTCTGGGGCCCCAGGCTCGTGAACCAGGCCAAGGGCGGCGACGTCTGGAAGGCCTCCCTGGGCCTGCGCTACAAGTTCTAA
- a CDS encoding chromate resistance protein ChrB domain-containing protein → MNNISWLYFSFTLPAKNQAGRMRVWRRLGGLGAVIARGALYVLPRRDGLREQLVWLAKEVEDLGGEALLLESGAPANLESPDLEELFTKARDADWLAIEEEVLPLMDRLRGAGGEAPDALTPQAQAQALRKIARRAEALAAVDYFPGPRGPRVRTLLNELAALAAPGAPAPAHGVPLRDPADFRGLEWVTRENPYVDRLASFWLVRRFVDPGARLRFAPEDQPCPPSPGTARFDMDQAEFTHTGPLTTFETLCAAFSLEARVPALLREIIRAIDLDLEAGPPEALGVKRVLDGLCRLPGDDFERMRRASDLFDALLAATETPKGE, encoded by the coding sequence ATGAACAACATAAGTTGGCTGTACTTCTCCTTCACGCTGCCCGCCAAGAACCAGGCCGGCCGCATGCGCGTCTGGCGCAGGCTGGGCGGCCTGGGGGCCGTCATCGCGCGGGGGGCGCTCTACGTGCTGCCCCGGCGGGACGGGTTGCGCGAACAACTCGTCTGGCTGGCCAAAGAGGTCGAAGACCTGGGGGGCGAGGCCCTGCTCCTGGAATCGGGCGCTCCCGCCAACCTGGAGTCCCCGGACCTGGAAGAGCTTTTCACCAAGGCCCGCGACGCCGACTGGCTGGCGATCGAGGAGGAGGTGCTCCCCCTCATGGACCGCCTGCGCGGGGCTGGCGGCGAGGCCCCCGACGCTCTCACGCCCCAGGCCCAGGCCCAGGCGCTGCGCAAGATCGCCCGGCGCGCCGAGGCCCTGGCGGCCGTCGACTACTTCCCCGGCCCGCGCGGCCCGCGCGTGCGGACGCTCCTGAACGAACTGGCCGCCCTGGCCGCCCCCGGGGCTCCGGCCCCGGCCCACGGCGTCCCCCTGCGCGATCCCGCCGATTTCCGGGGCCTGGAGTGGGTCACACGGGAGAATCCCTACGTGGACCGCCTGGCCTCCTTCTGGCTGGTGCGCCGCTTCGTGGACCCCGGGGCGCGCCTGCGCTTCGCCCCCGAGGACCAGCCCTGTCCACCCAGCCCCGGGACCGCGCGCTTCGACATGGACCAGGCCGAGTTCACCCACACCGGACCCCTGACCACCTTCGAGACCCTCTGCGCCGCCTTCTCCCTGGAGGCGCGGGTGCCCGCGCTCCTGCGCGAGATCATCCGGGCCATCGACCTGGACCTGGAGGCCGGCCCTCCCGAGGCCCTGGGCGTCAAACGCGTGCTCGACGGCCTCTGCCGCCTCCCCGGCGACGATTTCGAGCGCATGCGCCGCGCCTCCGACCTCTTCGACGCCCTGCTCGCCGCCACCGAAACCCCCAAAGGAGAATGA
- a CDS encoding ferredoxin domain-containing protein, producing MKDTAIQVAQLMAASARTAPKAGGKDFLEIAVISREEDLQRIAQAMREHAPKSSNEAYWLRDAANIAQCHALVLVGLGKSLGAGYDCGACGHPTCKAFEASRALTDTPMGYDGPHCVMRMMDIGAALVSAAKTASLLNLDNRVQQRVGAAARALGYIDAGVVMGIPVGFYGKSVFFDRQVPKH from the coding sequence ATGAAAGACACCGCCATCCAGGTGGCCCAGCTCATGGCCGCCTCGGCCCGCACCGCCCCCAAGGCCGGGGGCAAGGATTTCCTGGAGATCGCCGTCATCAGCCGCGAGGAGGACCTCCAGCGCATCGCCCAGGCCATGCGCGAACACGCGCCCAAGAGCAGCAACGAGGCCTACTGGCTGCGCGACGCCGCCAACATCGCCCAGTGCCACGCCCTGGTGCTGGTGGGCCTGGGCAAGTCCCTGGGCGCGGGCTACGATTGCGGGGCCTGCGGCCACCCCACCTGCAAGGCCTTCGAGGCCTCACGCGCGCTCACCGACACGCCCATGGGCTACGACGGCCCCCACTGCGTCATGCGCATGATGGACATCGGCGCTGCACTGGTCTCGGCGGCCAAGACCGCCAGCCTGCTCAACCTGGACAACCGCGTGCAGCAGCGCGTGGGCGCGGCGGCCCGCGCCCTGGGCTACATCGACGCGGGCGTGGTGATGGGCATCCCCGTTGGCTTCTACGGCAAGTCCGTGTTCTTCGACCGCCAGGTCCCCAAACATTAG
- a CDS encoding MFS transporter → MDAFKNLCAVGFLARFSYALARNPVLPLFALFLGAGPEAIGLAVGISTVTGIFFKLPAGALSDVIGRRRTLLAGLVVFGVMPLAYFLIDSYRALLIVRFLHGLATAVYGPVAMAVVADVAGQRRGEMLSWFSSVGIIGTLLGAPIGGLVLDAGHAGGPVLWQFRLVFALSAVTGLAALLLGLRTLGLRDHVEPGLGLAERFRRFGGGIREVLSDRRIVAASAMEGVQNMTMGALEAFLPVYAITVAGLSEFQAGLLWGSQIVVTMLSKPLMGRFSDARGRRPLIVSGLVLCAVSFAAVPFQSGFWGLLAACLVFGLGEALVTSSSAALVADLCRARHFGSAMGAFGTIFDVGHASGPILAGLLVGSLGFTASFPLLAAPLLAAIPVFLKAVPKEDSHAS, encoded by the coding sequence ATGGACGCCTTCAAGAACCTCTGCGCCGTGGGCTTCCTGGCCCGCTTCTCCTACGCCCTGGCGCGCAACCCCGTGCTGCCGCTCTTCGCCCTGTTCCTGGGCGCGGGGCCGGAAGCCATCGGCCTGGCCGTGGGCATCTCCACGGTGACGGGCATCTTCTTCAAGCTCCCAGCGGGGGCGCTCTCCGACGTTATCGGGCGGCGGCGCACCCTGCTGGCCGGGCTGGTGGTCTTCGGCGTCATGCCCCTGGCCTATTTCCTCATCGACTCCTATCGCGCGCTGCTGATCGTGCGCTTCCTGCACGGGCTGGCCACGGCGGTCTACGGCCCCGTGGCCATGGCCGTGGTGGCCGACGTGGCCGGGCAGCGCCGGGGCGAGATGCTCTCGTGGTTCTCGTCCGTGGGCATCATCGGCACGCTCCTGGGCGCGCCCATCGGCGGCCTTGTCCTGGACGCCGGGCACGCGGGCGGGCCGGTGCTCTGGCAGTTCCGGCTGGTGTTCGCCCTCTCGGCCGTCACGGGCCTGGCGGCCCTGCTCCTGGGTCTTCGCACCCTGGGACTGCGCGACCACGTGGAGCCCGGCTTGGGCTTGGCCGAGCGCTTCCGGCGCTTCGGCGGGGGCATCCGCGAGGTGCTCTCGGACCGGCGCATCGTGGCCGCCTCGGCCATGGAGGGCGTACAGAACATGACCATGGGCGCGCTGGAGGCCTTCCTGCCGGTCTACGCCATCACGGTGGCCGGTCTCTCGGAGTTCCAGGCCGGCCTGCTTTGGGGCTCGCAGATCGTGGTGACCATGCTCTCCAAACCCCTCATGGGCCGCTTCTCCGACGCGCGCGGTCGCAGGCCCCTCATCGTCTCGGGGCTGGTCCTGTGCGCCGTGAGCTTCGCGGCGGTGCCCTTCCAGTCGGGATTTTGGGGTCTCCTCGCCGCCTGCCTGGTGTTCGGCCTGGGCGAGGCCCTGGTCACGTCCTCGTCGGCCGCCCTGGTGGCGGACCTCTGCCGCGCGCGCCACTTCGGCTCGGCCATGGGCGCGTTCGGCACCATCTTCGACGTGGGCCACGCCTCGGGACCCATCCTGGCCGGGCTCCTGGTGGGGTC